The DNA window CGATGATCTGGTCGTTGTCGGTCGCGTTCTTGTCGAAAGCAAGCTTGTACTGAAAGCCGGAACATCCCCCGCCGGAGATCATGACGCGCAGTCCTAGATCCGGATTTTCCTGGTCCTCGATCATGGTTTTGATCTTGTCGGCGGCGACGTCCGTAACGGTGACCATGATGTCCAACCCCCTTGCGAATGAATGGCGTAAGTAGCTTAGTTTGCG is part of the Acidobacteriota bacterium genome and encodes:
- a CDS encoding iron-sulfur cluster insertion protein ErpA, coding for MVTVTDVAADKIKTMIEDQENPDLGLRVMISGGGCSGFQYKLAFDKNATDNDQII